From the genome of Perca flavescens isolate YP-PL-M2 chromosome 1, PFLA_1.0, whole genome shotgun sequence, one region includes:
- the LOC114559892 gene encoding oncoprotein-induced transcript 3 protein isoform X1 has protein sequence MDETTCTLKTTGQVGIGVHVFELMLEDSSRKNITLTYADGTSAFREASNINSPPLCKVKLLFSMEILPPIPNCEAGHVQPVFLSRTPSHGDVLHATVGQSFQLYAQAQAHHASINDFQVSGPQNMSKVFKDDKFGKADVTLSWTPQPSDLYRSVPVCFTAETNQSQSDMRCVVLMVTQAALIQGKASVTCSPNKMTVALEKASMPGIDVNFLQLSDSLCSLTSNSTHILGSMSFSTCGTKLEDKGDFLVFVNEINSFELANEIIVRRKTVKIEISCKFPKTISISSYYNLQNSDYVFTESSFGSFGYTFEVYTNSNFTSKVPATAYPVEVSLLEKIYMGIRAESDLPNVSLFVESCKATPDDNPNNTLSYDLIKNGCILDETLQVHPSNLTAFNFEVQSFKFSGNYNEVYITCSVILCESGNAFSRCAQGCVAQPARRRKRSLHKETVSHSITQGPFRFVEQEVPNAVMEDNNSLMKKSDTAAAVNPPPVSPDSKSSGGRRDLAPTVSSGGGWGIEQILNTNISTVVFGCIFSVALVLMAVLVRYFMRKRKADDQKSLLGSGWEN, from the exons ATGGATGAG ACTACGTGCACGCTGAAAACCACGGGTCAAGTCGGCATCGGTGTCCACGTGTTTGAGCTGATGCTGGAGGACTCTTCTAGGAAAAACATCACGTTGACCTACGCAGATGGAACATCAGCATTTCGGGAGGCCTCCAACATAAACTCACCGCCTCTCTGCAAAGTCAAGCTGCTGTTCTCCATGGAGA TCCTTCCTCCAATACCAAACTGTGAAGCTGGTCACGTGCAGCCTGTGTTCTTGTCCAGGACTCCTTCCCATGGGGATGTTCTTCATGCCACTGTGGGTCAGTCTTTCCAGCTTTATGCCCAAGCACAGGCACACCATGCCag CATAAACGACTTCCAGGTGAGTGGCCCCCAGAACATGAGCAAAGTGTTCAAAGACGATAAGTTTGGAAAAGCCGATGTGACTCTGAGCTGGACGCCACAGCCCAGCGACCTGTACAGATCTGTCCCAGTGTGCTTCACTGCAGAGACAAATCAAAG CCAATCAGACATGAGGTGTGTTGTTCTCATGGTAACCCAAGCAGCTCTCATTCAAG GCAAGGCCAGTGTCACATGCTCACCCAACAAGATGACGGTGGCCCTGGAGAAAGCTTCCATGCCCGGCATCGACGTGAACTTCCTCCAGCTGAGCGACTCGTTGTGCTCTCTCACCTCCAACAGCACGCACATCTTAGGCAGCATGTCATTCAGCACCTGCGGCACAAAACTTGAG GACAAAGGCGACTTTCTCGTTTTTGTGAATGAGATCAACTCCTTCGAGCTGGCCAACGAGATAATAGTCCGAAGGAAGACAGTCAAGATCGAAATCTCTTGCAAGTTTCCCAAAACCATCAGCATCTCCAGTTACTACAATCTCCAAAATTCTGACTACGTTTTCACTGAGTCCAGCTTTGGCAGCTTTGGCTATACTTTTGAGGTATATACCAATAGCAACTTTACAAGCAAAGTGCCAGCCACCGCCTATCCAGTGGAGGTCAGTTTGTTAGAGAAGATTTATATGGGCATTCGGGCTGAATCGGATCTACcaaatgtgtctttgtttgtcgAATCATGCAAAGCCACTCCTGATGACAACCCTAACAACACCCTCTCCTATGACCTCATCAAGAACGG GTGTATACTGGATGAGACACTTCAAGTCCACCCATCAAACCTGACTGCATTCAACTTTGAGGTTCAATCCTTCAAATTTTCTGGAAACTATAACGAG GTGTACATCACCTGCTCCGTCATCCTGTGTGAGTCTGGGAATGCCTTTTCCAGATGTGCCCAGGGTTGTGTGGCGCAGCCAGCCCGCAGACGCAAGCGATCGCTGCACAAGGAGACAGTCAGCCACTCCATAACCCAGGGTCCTTTTCGGTTTGTCGAGCAGGAAGTTCCCAATGCAGTCATGGAAGATAACAACAGTCTCATGAAAAAGAGTGACACAGCTGCTGCAG TGAACCCTCCACCAGTTTCTCCAGACAGCAAATCAAGCGGAGGACGTCGGGACTTGGCTCCGACAGTCTCCAGTGGAGGAGGTTGGGGAATCGAGCAGATCCTCAACACCAACATCAGCACCGTGGTCTTTGGCTGCATCTTCTCAGTAGCACTGGTGTTGATGGCTGTGCTGGTTCGTTACTTCATGAGGAAGAGAAAAGCAGACGACCAAAAATCTCTCTTAGGTTCTGGCTGGGAGAACTAA
- the LOC114559892 gene encoding ZP domain-containing protein isoform X2: protein MLEDSSRKNITLTYADGTSAFREASNINSPPLCKVKLLFSMEILPPIPNCEAGHVQPVFLSRTPSHGDVLHATVGQSFQLYAQAQAHHASINDFQVSGPQNMSKVFKDDKFGKADVTLSWTPQPSDLYRSVPVCFTAETNQSQSDMRCVVLMVTQAALIQGKASVTCSPNKMTVALEKASMPGIDVNFLQLSDSLCSLTSNSTHILGSMSFSTCGTKLEDKGDFLVFVNEINSFELANEIIVRRKTVKIEISCKFPKTISISSYYNLQNSDYVFTESSFGSFGYTFEVYTNSNFTSKVPATAYPVEVSLLEKIYMGIRAESDLPNVSLFVESCKATPDDNPNNTLSYDLIKNGCILDETLQVHPSNLTAFNFEVQSFKFSGNYNEVYITCSVILCESGNAFSRCAQGCVAQPARRRKRSLHKETVSHSITQGPFRFVEQEVPNAVMEDNNSLMKKSDTAAAVNPPPVSPDSKSSGGRRDLAPTVSSGGGWGIEQILNTNISTVVFGCIFSVALVLMAVLVRYFMRKRKADDQKSLLGSGWEN from the exons ATGCTGGAGGACTCTTCTAGGAAAAACATCACGTTGACCTACGCAGATGGAACATCAGCATTTCGGGAGGCCTCCAACATAAACTCACCGCCTCTCTGCAAAGTCAAGCTGCTGTTCTCCATGGAGA TCCTTCCTCCAATACCAAACTGTGAAGCTGGTCACGTGCAGCCTGTGTTCTTGTCCAGGACTCCTTCCCATGGGGATGTTCTTCATGCCACTGTGGGTCAGTCTTTCCAGCTTTATGCCCAAGCACAGGCACACCATGCCag CATAAACGACTTCCAGGTGAGTGGCCCCCAGAACATGAGCAAAGTGTTCAAAGACGATAAGTTTGGAAAAGCCGATGTGACTCTGAGCTGGACGCCACAGCCCAGCGACCTGTACAGATCTGTCCCAGTGTGCTTCACTGCAGAGACAAATCAAAG CCAATCAGACATGAGGTGTGTTGTTCTCATGGTAACCCAAGCAGCTCTCATTCAAG GCAAGGCCAGTGTCACATGCTCACCCAACAAGATGACGGTGGCCCTGGAGAAAGCTTCCATGCCCGGCATCGACGTGAACTTCCTCCAGCTGAGCGACTCGTTGTGCTCTCTCACCTCCAACAGCACGCACATCTTAGGCAGCATGTCATTCAGCACCTGCGGCACAAAACTTGAG GACAAAGGCGACTTTCTCGTTTTTGTGAATGAGATCAACTCCTTCGAGCTGGCCAACGAGATAATAGTCCGAAGGAAGACAGTCAAGATCGAAATCTCTTGCAAGTTTCCCAAAACCATCAGCATCTCCAGTTACTACAATCTCCAAAATTCTGACTACGTTTTCACTGAGTCCAGCTTTGGCAGCTTTGGCTATACTTTTGAGGTATATACCAATAGCAACTTTACAAGCAAAGTGCCAGCCACCGCCTATCCAGTGGAGGTCAGTTTGTTAGAGAAGATTTATATGGGCATTCGGGCTGAATCGGATCTACcaaatgtgtctttgtttgtcgAATCATGCAAAGCCACTCCTGATGACAACCCTAACAACACCCTCTCCTATGACCTCATCAAGAACGG GTGTATACTGGATGAGACACTTCAAGTCCACCCATCAAACCTGACTGCATTCAACTTTGAGGTTCAATCCTTCAAATTTTCTGGAAACTATAACGAG GTGTACATCACCTGCTCCGTCATCCTGTGTGAGTCTGGGAATGCCTTTTCCAGATGTGCCCAGGGTTGTGTGGCGCAGCCAGCCCGCAGACGCAAGCGATCGCTGCACAAGGAGACAGTCAGCCACTCCATAACCCAGGGTCCTTTTCGGTTTGTCGAGCAGGAAGTTCCCAATGCAGTCATGGAAGATAACAACAGTCTCATGAAAAAGAGTGACACAGCTGCTGCAG TGAACCCTCCACCAGTTTCTCCAGACAGCAAATCAAGCGGAGGACGTCGGGACTTGGCTCCGACAGTCTCCAGTGGAGGAGGTTGGGGAATCGAGCAGATCCTCAACACCAACATCAGCACCGTGGTCTTTGGCTGCATCTTCTCAGTAGCACTGGTGTTGATGGCTGTGCTGGTTCGTTACTTCATGAGGAAGAGAAAAGCAGACGACCAAAAATCTCTCTTAGGTTCTGGCTGGGAGAACTAA